A genomic segment from Clostridium pasteurianum BC1 encodes:
- a CDS encoding DUF445 family protein: protein MDKKNKKLANLILLIFAVGFFISYAFEDYFVGALISRCCMAALIGGLADWFGITAIFKKPLNINWPKFLFRTDIINKNKDRIVDIIVGTVEKDLLNKEKIKNKLESYNLAGIIVRFIRSREGDEALIQAMDEIFDPKQKANKSISDFSYEFLSNTIEKINISQLLYRCLLWSSHRGYDDMLIDKIIDSAINLSKGKNVTVFIEKLYENALKTYEKNNINRKLTNKLILNYILDMSPNNAAYSIQKEIVKNLHDMKNYDNKNRKFIKEKLKEYALRLNNDASLIDKIENYKIEFLRENDFLKQTLEKFLDSYITENFYSNKDFIKKFKVKKRKLLLKLIRDRKKINSIDNTIKDTIYRIIDDKYNCIGTLIRENLNKYNNEEIVKIMEERLSEDLQIIRINGSIVGGLVGLFIFLLTFWIR, encoded by the coding sequence TTGGATAAAAAAAATAAAAAACTGGCGAATTTAATTCTCTTAATATTTGCTGTTGGATTTTTCATTTCCTATGCCTTTGAGGATTACTTTGTAGGTGCGCTTATTTCCAGATGCTGCATGGCAGCATTAATAGGAGGACTTGCGGATTGGTTTGGAATAACAGCTATATTCAAGAAGCCTCTTAATATAAATTGGCCTAAGTTTTTATTCAGGACAGATATTATAAATAAAAATAAAGATAGAATTGTGGATATCATTGTGGGCACTGTAGAAAAGGATCTATTAAATAAAGAAAAAATAAAGAATAAATTAGAAAGCTATAACCTTGCTGGTATTATAGTAAGATTTATAAGATCTAGAGAAGGTGACGAGGCGCTAATTCAGGCAATGGATGAAATATTTGATCCTAAACAGAAAGCCAATAAGAGTATAAGTGATTTTTCTTATGAATTTCTTTCCAATACAATAGAAAAAATCAACATAAGTCAATTGCTGTATAGGTGTTTATTGTGGAGTTCCCATAGGGGCTATGATGACATGCTAATAGATAAAATTATTGATTCTGCCATTAATCTTTCTAAAGGAAAAAATGTAACTGTATTTATTGAAAAATTATATGAAAATGCTTTAAAAACCTATGAAAAGAATAATATAAATAGAAAACTTACAAATAAATTAATATTAAATTATATATTAGATATGTCCCCTAATAATGCAGCTTACAGCATTCAAAAAGAAATAGTAAAGAATTTGCATGACATGAAAAACTATGATAATAAAAATAGAAAATTTATAAAAGAAAAGTTAAAGGAATATGCATTAAGACTGAATAATGATGCAAGCTTAATAGATAAAATTGAAAATTATAAAATAGAGTTCTTAAGAGAAAATGATTTTTTAAAGCAGACACTTGAAAAATTTTTAGATAGTTATATTACTGAAAATTTTTACAGTAATAAAGATTTTATTAAGAAGTTTAAGGTTAAGAAAAGAAAATTATTATTAAAGCTTATAAGAGATAGAAAAAAAATTAACAGCATTGATAATACTATAAAAGATACCATATACAGAATAATTGATGATAAATACAATTGTATAGGTACATTGATAAGGGAGAATTTAAATAAATACAATAATGAAGAAATAGTAAAGATAATGGAGGAGAGATTGTCTGAGGATCTTCAAATTATCAGGATAAATGGATCTATAGTAGGTGGATTAGTTGGTCTATTTATATTTTTATTAACCTTTTGGATAAGGTAG
- a CDS encoding DUF445 domain-containing protein, which yields MNYKNKANITLLLVFVVFIITAVLKYFYGNLVILNFFFIVMEASLVGGAADWFAITAVFSKPFGISYHTELIPKNREKIIQGISTMVEKELLTNDIISKKISQLNIMEELIVFIKNRKYNMLLYIEKYIDDYFAQDGKEKLLYFYNNGIKSYISENSITDNIKLLAKKTEGTKQEENIVDFIIDNAIKLGENRVTKDFIYKKLMEIKEAKCNNFFSRMSFSIFEKTNSVNLLSAASSIQNGLVESLIEMKNKDNNMRIRLKEEIRDYVYHIEYHREEIEKFKMKVFQEIDINFIIEHITNLRNDKSSILSQWLIEQIEFCFEKFTKNDNLKKYVENILKHIVLGFAEKEHGFIGTLVSETLNEFDDKKLNSFIEDKFGNDLQWIRINGSVVGGIIGALMFLFLNLLYDPYVVPVIRKFF from the coding sequence GTGAATTATAAGAATAAAGCCAATATTACGTTACTCCTTGTATTTGTAGTTTTTATAATAACTGCAGTTTTAAAATATTTTTATGGAAATCTTGTAATTTTAAATTTTTTCTTTATAGTGATGGAGGCATCTTTAGTTGGAGGAGCTGCAGATTGGTTTGCCATTACTGCTGTATTTAGTAAACCATTTGGTATATCCTATCATACAGAACTTATACCTAAAAATAGGGAAAAGATTATACAGGGTATTTCAACTATGGTGGAGAAAGAATTACTGACTAATGATATTATAAGTAAAAAAATTTCACAATTGAATATTATGGAAGAATTAATTGTATTTATAAAAAATAGAAAATATAACATGTTATTGTATATAGAAAAATATATAGATGATTATTTTGCTCAGGATGGTAAAGAAAAATTACTGTATTTTTATAATAATGGAATTAAAAGCTATATATCAGAAAATAGTATTACAGATAATATAAAATTATTGGCAAAAAAAACAGAGGGAACTAAGCAAGAAGAAAATATTGTTGATTTTATTATTGATAATGCTATTAAATTAGGTGAAAATCGGGTTACAAAGGATTTTATTTATAAAAAGCTCATGGAAATAAAAGAAGCCAAATGCAATAATTTTTTTTCAAGAATGAGTTTCTCTATATTTGAAAAAACTAATAGCGTTAACCTGTTAAGTGCAGCTTCTAGTATTCAAAATGGCCTTGTTGAAAGCCTTATAGAAATGAAGAATAAAGATAATAATATGAGAATAAGGCTTAAAGAAGAAATTAGAGACTATGTTTATCACATAGAATACCATAGGGAAGAAATAGAAAAATTTAAAATGAAAGTATTTCAGGAAATTGATATAAACTTTATAATAGAGCACATTACAAATTTAAGAAATGATAAAAGCTCAATATTATCACAATGGTTAATTGAACAAATAGAATTTTGTTTTGAAAAATTTACTAAAAATGATAATTTAAAAAAATATGTAGAAAATATTCTTAAGCATATTGTGCTTGGCTTTGCAGAAAAGGAACACGGGTTTATAGGTACCCTTGTAAGTGAAACCTTAAATGAATTTGATGATAAAAAATTAAATTCATTTATAGAAGATAAATTTGGAAATGACTTACAATGGATAAGAATTAACGGTTCTGTAGTTGGAGGAATTATAGGAGCATTGATGTTCTTATTTTTAAATTTGTTATATGACCCCTATGTAGTGCCTGTTATAAGGAAGTTTTTCTAA
- a CDS encoding hemolysin family protein — protein MIGEIAIIILLVIINAFFAAAEISIISLKEISIEKRASEGDKKAKLLLNILKEPSKFLATIQVGITLTSFFTSAAAAVGLSNSFEIFLKNSGIRFFMDNGAKISFIFVTIVISFFSLLFGELLPKRIALTRSEFIADKSIGIINIINIVSKPIVEALTACTNFFVRIILGKDTNREEDITEEEIKMMINVGEEKGIFQSMETKMINSIFQFDDTTVVDIMTPRPDVIALNIESDFEETIKVITEEKYSRIPVYKDNIDNIVGILYSKDIIDYMAFKMEDEKFHLNNFIKEPFFVIEYKKIDDLLRDMQKRNVHICIVIDEYGTTAGIATIEDMLEEIVGNIYDEYDEKEEEVHKTGDNQFEIDAGINMIELNQLLQTDYEENYDTVSGLILDKIGRLPKEGESIVIKDFIFKILSVKKKRIKRILITKNKDEEIIK, from the coding sequence TTGATTGGAGAAATAGCTATAATAATTTTACTTGTAATAATAAATGCATTTTTTGCAGCAGCAGAAATTAGTATAATATCATTAAAAGAAATAAGTATTGAAAAAAGAGCTAGTGAAGGAGATAAAAAGGCTAAATTGCTTTTAAATATATTAAAAGAGCCTAGTAAATTTTTAGCAACTATTCAGGTAGGTATTACTCTAACTAGTTTTTTTACATCTGCAGCAGCAGCAGTTGGACTATCTAATAGTTTTGAAATCTTTTTAAAAAATTCCGGCATCCGTTTTTTTATGGATAATGGAGCAAAAATTTCTTTTATATTTGTAACCATAGTGATATCCTTCTTTTCATTGCTCTTTGGAGAATTATTACCAAAGAGAATAGCCCTTACAAGATCAGAATTTATAGCAGATAAATCTATAGGCATTATTAACATTATCAATATAGTCAGTAAGCCTATAGTAGAGGCACTTACTGCTTGTACTAATTTCTTTGTTAGAATAATACTTGGAAAAGATACCAATAGAGAAGAGGATATAACAGAGGAAGAAATAAAAATGATGATAAATGTAGGGGAAGAAAAGGGTATTTTTCAGTCTATGGAAACTAAGATGATAAATAGTATTTTCCAATTTGACGATACCACTGTAGTAGACATAATGACACCAAGACCAGATGTAATTGCACTAAATATAGAAAGTGATTTTGAAGAAACCATAAAGGTAATAACAGAAGAAAAATATTCTAGAATTCCTGTATATAAGGATAATATAGATAATATTGTTGGTATATTATATAGCAAGGATATAATTGACTATATGGCCTTTAAAATGGAAGATGAAAAGTTTCATTTAAATAATTTTATAAAGGAACCTTTCTTTGTAATAGAATATAAAAAAATTGATGATCTTTTAAGAGATATGCAAAAAAGGAATGTACATATATGTATAGTAATAGATGAATATGGAACCACTGCTGGTATTGCTACTATTGAAGATATGCTGGAAGAGATAGTTGGAAATATTTATGATGAATACGATGAAAAAGAGGAGGAAGTACATAAAACTGGTGATAATCAATTTGAAATTGATGCTGGAATAAATATGATAGAATTAAATCAACTTTTACAAACAGATTATGAAGAAAATTATGATACTGTAAGTGGTTTGATATTAGATAAAATAGGTAGATTGCCAAAAGAAGGAGAAAGTATTGTAATTAAAGATTTTATTTTTAAGATTCTTTCAGTAAAAAAGAAAAGAATAAAGAGAATATTGATAACTAAAAATAAAGATGAGGAAATAATCAAATAA
- a CDS encoding HNH endonuclease, with the protein MQNGKCVVCGKAGEKHHIIFKCEGGLDFPLNYIYLCAEHHRGKKSPHRNKKINLMYKLEFQNKLNNILTKDYYFMDDIMRILSLNSSQVRSICKKFKLYKEGYKRDDIIRRLMGGKFYYDFMLDEFYDDSWNITDKFINDNDLYDNCEF; encoded by the coding sequence TTGCAAAATGGCAAATGTGTGGTATGTGGAAAAGCAGGAGAAAAACACCATATAATTTTTAAATGTGAAGGCGGGCTTGATTTTCCGTTAAACTATATTTATCTTTGCGCTGAACATCATAGAGGGAAAAAAAGTCCACACAGAAATAAAAAAATAAATCTTATGTATAAATTAGAATTTCAAAATAAACTAAACAATATTCTCACTAAAGACTATTATTTTATGGATGACATTATGAGGATTTTATCTTTAAATTCATCTCAAGTTAGAAGTATCTGTAAAAAGTTCAAGCTCTATAAAGAGGGTTATAAACGTGATGACATAATAAGAAGGCTTATGGGTGGAAAATTTTATTATGATTTTATGTTGGATGAATTTTATGATGATTCCTGGAATATAACTGATAAATTCATAAATGATAATGATTTATATGATAATTGTGAATTTTAA
- a CDS encoding CPC_1213 family protein translates to MSNDLTNTKNNKKEDGNFKKKNIKHSPKDESARAAVDKKMKVTGEF, encoded by the coding sequence ATGAGTAATGATTTAACGAATACAAAAAATAATAAAAAAGAAGATGGAAATTTTAAAAAGAAAAATATTAAGCATAGTCCAAAGGATGAAAGTGCAAGAGCAGCAGTAGATAAAAAAATGAAAGTAACTGGTGAATTTTGA
- a CDS encoding alpha/beta-type small acid-soluble spore protein, translating to MASNNRVLVPEAKEALNKFKLESAKEVGTPLTDGYNGNLTSRQNGSVGGQMVKKIVQQYENNISNK from the coding sequence ATGGCTAGTAATAATAGAGTATTAGTACCAGAAGCAAAAGAAGCTTTAAATAAATTTAAATTAGAATCAGCAAAAGAGGTTGGAACTCCATTAACTGATGGATACAACGGAAATCTTACTTCAAGACAAAATGGATCCGTTGGTGGTCAAATGGTTAAAAAAATAGTTCAACAATACGAAAACAATATTAGCAATAAATAA
- a CDS encoding guanylate kinase, giving the protein MNRIICLVGESGAGKSITAECLEREGYNYIKSYTTRPKRNKNENGHIFVDENYFKNKYEGINYSDELIAYTEFHGYRYWSTREQYREKEFSVYVVEPIGAEKLKKIIRNCKIIVVYLKVDRDERYRRMCKDRGEKQALARLSYDSESGIFDIIQCDYVVDANRDIEDVVCDVKKIVQK; this is encoded by the coding sequence GTGAATAGAATTATATGCTTAGTAGGTGAATCTGGTGCTGGCAAATCAATTACAGCAGAATGTTTAGAAAGAGAAGGATACAATTATATAAAAAGTTATACTACAAGACCTAAAAGAAACAAAAATGAAAATGGTCATATATTTGTAGATGAAAATTATTTTAAAAATAAATATGAAGGTATAAACTACTCAGATGAGCTTATTGCCTATACAGAATTCCATGGGTACCGTTACTGGAGTACTAGAGAACAATATAGGGAAAAAGAGTTTTCGGTTTATGTAGTAGAACCTATAGGAGCAGAAAAATTAAAAAAGATCATTAGGAACTGTAAAATTATAGTTGTATACCTGAAGGTGGATAGAGATGAACGATATAGAAGAATGTGCAAAGATAGAGGAGAAAAACAAGCATTAGCAAGGCTATCATATGACAGTGAATCGGGTATATTTGATATAATTCAATGTGATTATGTAGTGGATGCAAATAGAGATATAGAAGATGTAGTCTGCGATGTTAAGAAAATAGTACAAAAATAA
- a CDS encoding sensor histidine kinase — protein sequence MLLYIFNMLTMLMERAMWLLLILFIVTRIKSFRKIFQKDNYEKKDIAIICAIFSAFAILETYSGIRVDGSLVNIRIITIVSAGILFGPEVGIITGLVAGTHRFLIDIHGVTSIPCLITSIVAGISSGYVNKRVERKYLYIAGILLGMICEILTMVFILIMTKPYELGLNIVSKISIPMILGEISVGFIILLMQFVEDEKEMIAGQQSKLALDIANETLPYFRNINNESLRKICIIIKEHMHADAVSITDKTTVLAYVGVDEEIYNVENKVVNETTKTAILKNEILINNDSLKNGHSNLKSAIIIPFEDKNGVNGTLKIYYKDSNKITYSIKALTIGLSQIISTLMEVSKVEQIKETANKAEIRALQRQINPHFLFNALNAITSFIRINPDKARELIINLSSYLRYNLEINDELIDIKKELKQVKDFVEIEKARFGDKLNLIYDIDDVNIKVPSLIIQPLVENAIIHGILPKKGKGTIKLSVKNCEDESVKITVEDSGVGISEDIIKNVYSGNVPENKIGLYNVYLRLKLIYGEGIKIKRLEKGTRMEFLIRR from the coding sequence ATGTTATTGTATATTTTTAATATGTTAACTATGCTCATGGAAAGAGCTATGTGGCTTTTGTTAATTTTATTTATAGTCACTAGAATAAAGAGCTTTAGAAAAATATTTCAAAAGGACAATTATGAAAAAAAGGATATAGCAATTATATGTGCTATATTTTCAGCTTTTGCCATTTTGGAAACTTATTCAGGTATTAGGGTAGATGGATCTTTAGTAAACATAAGAATAATAACTATAGTATCTGCTGGTATATTATTTGGACCTGAGGTTGGAATAATAACTGGACTAGTTGCAGGAACCCATAGATTTCTAATAGATATTCATGGAGTAACATCTATTCCGTGTCTTATAACAAGTATAGTAGCAGGAATCTCATCTGGATATGTAAATAAAAGAGTTGAAAGAAAGTATTTATATATAGCAGGAATTTTGCTGGGTATGATTTGTGAAATATTGACTATGGTATTTATATTAATAATGACAAAACCCTATGAACTTGGATTAAATATAGTTTCCAAAATATCAATTCCAATGATACTAGGAGAAATAAGCGTGGGATTTATTATACTTCTAATGCAGTTTGTAGAGGATGAAAAGGAAATGATAGCAGGCCAGCAATCTAAGCTTGCACTGGATATTGCCAATGAAACTCTTCCCTATTTTAGAAACATAAATAATGAATCTTTAAGAAAGATATGTATCATTATTAAAGAACATATGCATGCAGATGCAGTATCTATAACTGATAAAACTACCGTACTTGCTTATGTTGGGGTTGATGAGGAAATATACAACGTAGAAAATAAAGTAGTAAATGAAACAACCAAGACCGCAATTTTAAAAAATGAAATACTTATAAATAATGATAGCTTAAAAAATGGTCATAGTAATTTAAAATCTGCAATAATAATTCCATTTGAAGATAAGAATGGAGTAAATGGTACGCTAAAAATATATTATAAAGACTCTAATAAAATAACCTATTCCATTAAAGCTCTTACTATTGGTTTATCACAGATAATATCAACTTTGATGGAAGTATCAAAGGTCGAACAGATAAAGGAAACTGCAAACAAGGCTGAAATAAGGGCACTTCAAAGGCAGATTAATCCACATTTTTTATTCAATGCATTAAATGCAATAACATCATTTATAAGAATAAATCCTGACAAAGCCAGAGAACTCATAATAAATCTGTCAAGTTATCTAAGGTATAATCTTGAAATCAATGATGAGTTAATTGATATAAAAAAGGAGCTAAAACAGGTTAAGGATTTTGTAGAAATAGAAAAGGCAAGATTTGGGGACAAGCTTAATCTTATATATGATATTGATGATGTAAATATAAAAGTGCCAAGCCTTATTATACAGCCATTAGTAGAAAATGCAATAATTCACGGCATACTTCCAAAGAAGGGTAAGGGAACAATAAAATTAAGTGTCAAAAATTGTGAAGATGAGAGCGTCAAAATAACTGTTGAAGACAGCGGTGTAGGAATAAGTGAAGATATCATAAAAAATGTCTATAGTGGAAACGTGCCTGAAAATAAAATTGGTCTTTATAACGTTTATTTAAGACTTAAACTTATTTACGGTGAAGGTATTAAAATTAAAAGATTAGAAAAGGGTACAAGAATGGAATTTTTAATTAGGAGATGA
- a CDS encoding LytR/AlgR family response regulator transcription factor: MNCIIVEDEFLAREELKYFIKNFSNIEITGEFEDGIEVLKFLQNNKVDVIFLDINISGIDGVVIAKNISKFSEKPYIVFITAYKEHAVEAFEIEAFDYILKPYDETRIKSMLKKLELTYNSQKGELHTISNRINLFKNDKIIVTNIDDIYYCEAKERETCVLTKTEEYFVKMSISEFYDTLPKEMFFRCHRSYIVNLTKIKEIIPWFNNTYNLRLKNVTEEIPVSRSNVKKFKQIMNI, translated from the coding sequence GTGAATTGTATAATAGTTGAGGACGAATTTTTGGCCAGAGAGGAACTAAAGTATTTTATCAAAAATTTCAGTAATATTGAAATAACAGGTGAGTTTGAAGATGGAATAGAAGTTCTAAAATTTTTACAGAATAATAAAGTGGATGTTATATTTTTAGACATTAACATAAGTGGTATAGATGGAGTTGTTATTGCAAAGAATATAAGTAAATTTTCTGAAAAACCATATATAGTATTTATAACAGCATACAAAGAACATGCAGTAGAAGCTTTTGAAATAGAAGCCTTTGATTATATCCTAAAGCCTTATGACGAAACTAGAATTAAATCTATGTTAAAAAAGCTTGAACTTACCTATAATTCTCAAAAGGGAGAACTACACACAATTTCAAATAGAATAAATCTATTCAAAAACGACAAGATAATAGTTACAAATATAGATGATATATACTATTGTGAGGCAAAAGAAAGGGAAACTTGTGTACTGACTAAAACTGAGGAATACTTTGTAAAAATGTCAATATCAGAATTTTATGATACTCTACCTAAAGAGATGTTTTTTAGATGTCATAGATCCTACATTGTAAATCTTACAAAAATAAAAGAAATAATACCATGGTTTAATAATACGTATAATTTAAGGCTTAAGAATGTTACAGAAGAAATACCTGTGAGCAGGAGCAATGTAAAAAAATTCAAGCAGATTATGAATATATAA
- a CDS encoding L-lactate MFS transporter, whose amino-acid sequence MLKTEKEYKSKLLILAGTVIAQIGLGTIYTWSLFNQPIADKFGWQLSKVAVAFSITSFALAFSTLFAGKIQDKIGIRKLVTLAGIILGLGLILTSKASSLGMLYLTAGVIVGAADGIAYITVLSNCIKWFPEKKGVISGISIGAYGAGSLIFKYINSYVIGSKGFTFAFLCWGIIAFVLISGGAQLLKDAPDAKPVSDAKSEVRNYTPVQMLKKKEAYLLFIIMFTACMSGLYLIGIVKDIGVQLAGLNPVVAANAVAMVAIFNTSGRIILGALSDKVGRLKVVLFGLIVTAVSMFIMDTVHMNFGIFFACVAAVAFCFGGNITVFPAIVGDFFGLKNHSKNYGIIYQGFGIGALSGSIIAGIAGSFKATFVVIGIMCLISIVIALTIKMPQEKASKERTSKITV is encoded by the coding sequence ATGTTAAAAACTGAAAAGGAATACAAAAGTAAACTTTTAATATTAGCAGGAACTGTGATTGCTCAAATAGGTCTTGGAACGATTTATACATGGAGCTTGTTTAATCAGCCTATTGCAGATAAGTTTGGTTGGCAGCTTAGCAAAGTAGCAGTGGCTTTTTCAATTACTAGTTTTGCATTAGCATTTTCAACTTTATTTGCAGGAAAAATCCAAGATAAAATTGGAATAAGAAAACTTGTTACTTTGGCTGGAATAATACTGGGGCTAGGACTTATATTAACTTCTAAGGCAAGCTCACTTGGGATGCTTTATTTGACAGCAGGAGTAATTGTGGGGGCGGCAGATGGAATAGCCTATATTACTGTACTTTCAAATTGTATAAAATGGTTTCCAGAGAAAAAAGGCGTTATATCAGGAATTTCTATAGGAGCTTATGGAGCTGGAAGTTTAATCTTTAAGTATATAAATTCATATGTTATAGGGTCTAAAGGTTTTACATTTGCCTTTTTATGTTGGGGCATTATAGCCTTTGTACTGATATCTGGTGGTGCACAGCTGTTAAAGGATGCACCAGATGCAAAGCCAGTATCAGATGCTAAATCTGAAGTTAGGAATTATACACCAGTACAGATGCTGAAGAAAAAAGAAGCATATTTATTGTTCATTATAATGTTTACTGCATGTATGAGTGGACTTTATCTTATAGGTATTGTTAAAGACATTGGCGTTCAATTAGCAGGACTTAATCCTGTAGTAGCAGCAAATGCTGTTGCTATGGTTGCTATTTTTAATACATCAGGAAGAATTATTTTGGGAGCTCTATCAGATAAAGTTGGAAGACTTAAAGTGGTATTATTTGGTTTAATAGTAACAGCTGTAAGTATGTTTATTATGGATACGGTGCACATGAATTTTGGAATATTCTTTGCCTGTGTAGCTGCAGTTGCATTTTGTTTTGGTGGAAACATTACTGTATTCCCAGCAATTGTAGGAGATTTTTTCGGACTTAAGAATCACAGTAAGAACTATGGGATAATATATCAAGGATTTGGTATAGGAGCACTTTCAGGATCGATTATAGCCGGTATTGCAGGAAGTTTTAAAGCAACCTTTGTTGTCATAGGTATAATGTGCTTAATTTCAATTGTTATTGCACTTACTATAAAAATGCCACAAGAAAAAGCGTCAAAAGAAAGAACAAGCAAAATAACTGTATAA
- a CDS encoding O-methyltransferase, translated as MDKVTEYIESFITLDNKQLDAILKQGEERNDIQPFVGLEVGKLLGLLIRSINAKRALEFGTCLGYSTVWIAQALKETGGKLISVEYDKDLYETTKRNIELAGLSEVVDLILGDASEVINRIEGSFDIIVQDSDKSLYSTMLEKCINLTRKNGLIIADDVLFKPMGIPEKFSEPIHRYVKKVFADKRLYSTILPIGDGVAISTKLCD; from the coding sequence ATGGATAAAGTAACAGAGTATATTGAAAGTTTTATTACTCTTGACAACAAACAATTAGATGCAATTTTAAAACAAGGGGAAGAAAGGAATGATATTCAACCATTTGTAGGGTTAGAAGTTGGCAAACTTTTAGGATTATTAATCAGGTCAATCAATGCTAAAAGGGCATTGGAATTTGGCACATGCCTTGGATACTCTACCGTATGGATAGCACAGGCTTTAAAGGAAACAGGAGGAAAACTTATATCAGTTGAATATGATAAAGACCTTTATGAAACAACAAAGAGAAATATTGAATTGGCAGGATTGTCAGAAGTCGTGGATTTAATATTAGGAGACGCAAGTGAAGTAATTAACAGAATTGAAGGTTCATTCGATATAATCGTACAGGACTCAGATAAATCCTTATATTCTACAATGTTAGAAAAGTGTATAAATTTAACTCGTAAAAATGGATTAATAATTGCTGATGATGTTCTTTTTAAACCTATGGGAATACCCGAAAAATTTAGCGAACCGATACATAGATATGTTAAAAAAGTTTTTGCAGACAAACGTCTTTATAGTACAATACTTCCTATAGGCGACGGAGTGGCTATTAGTACAAAACTTTGTGATTAA
- a CDS encoding GerAB/ArcD/ProY family transporter, giving the protein MKEKLTSYQFLAIMFLVSYGTASLFFLMPDAKNDIWIALMFYALVSIIVQIIYISLFNKYHGDSIVTYLPKIYGKYIGFILSIIYIWFFAYDAARDLRDFTELTSSFAFIRMPTYITASVFMIVITYSVYKGIENIGSMAQIGLIIMIFSSILIFILLSMTKNVFKFESLLPILHVGFVPLIQKTWKLSMFPYGEYITMTMLYPFLMQKTKLRRTVIFTSILEGVFLTLNSILFIITLGYEFASSTNYPLLETLRLVHIGDFLNRLDIIFIVVLILGGFFKISILMYASALGISQVFKVKNWGILCSILGILVVITSLIIARNNPEHLAIGWNFMALYISLPLYIIIPLISLIIYYLKKLIKA; this is encoded by the coding sequence ATGAAAGAAAAATTAACATCATATCAATTTTTAGCAATAATGTTCTTAGTATCCTATGGAACTGCAAGTTTATTTTTTCTAATGCCAGATGCTAAAAATGATATTTGGATTGCACTAATGTTTTATGCATTAGTTTCTATAATTGTTCAAATAATTTATATAAGTCTTTTTAATAAATATCATGGAGATTCTATAGTAACGTATTTACCTAAAATATATGGTAAATATATTGGTTTTATATTAAGTATCATATATATATGGTTTTTTGCCTATGATGCTGCTAGAGATTTAAGAGATTTTACTGAACTTACATCATCTTTTGCATTTATAAGAATGCCTACATATATAACAGCATCAGTTTTTATGATTGTTATTACATATAGTGTTTATAAGGGAATTGAGAATATAGGGAGTATGGCACAGATAGGTTTAATAATTATGATATTTTCCAGTATTCTTATTTTTATATTGTTGTCCATGACTAAAAATGTTTTCAAATTTGAAAGTTTGTTACCAATTCTACATGTAGGCTTTGTGCCATTGATTCAAAAGACGTGGAAACTTTCTATGTTTCCTTATGGTGAGTATATAACTATGACTATGTTGTATCCTTTTTTAATGCAAAAAACTAAATTAAGAAGAACTGTGATTTTTACATCAATTTTAGAGGGAGTATTTCTTACATTAAACAGTATTTTATTTATAATAACTTTGGGATATGAGTTCGCCAGTTCAACTAATTACCCTTTACTTGAAACGCTTAGATTGGTACATATCGGAGATTTTTTAAACAGATTAGATATAATATTCATAGTAGTCTTAATACTGGGTGGATTTTTTAAAATATCCATATTAATGTATGCATCAGCATTAGGGATTTCACAAGTATTTAAAGTTAAAAATTGGGGTATATTGTGCAGTATATTAGGAATATTAGTGGTAATTACCTCATTAATAATAGCAAGAAATAATCCAGAACATTTAGCCATTGGTTGGAATTTTATGGCACTATATATATCTCTACCTCTTTATATTATAATTCCACTGATATCTCTTATAATTTATTATTTAAAAAAATTGATAAAAGCATAG